CTGGTCGTCGCAAGACCTCCGCCGCACGGGTCTTCCTGTCGCTGGGATCGGGCAACATCACCGTCAACAACCGTCCGCTGGATGAGTATTTCGGTCGCGAGACTGCGCGCATGGTCGTGCGTCAGCCACTGGAAACCGCCGGTCTGGCCGATCGCGTCGACGTCAAGATCACGGTTCGCGGCGGTGGCAACACCGGGCAGGCTGGTGCCATTCGTCACGGTATCGCTCGTGCGCTGGTCGATTATAATGAGGAACTGCGCAGCCCCATGCGCCGCGCCGGTTTCCTGACCCGCGATGCACGCGAAGTCGAGCGCAAGAAGGTCGGTCTGCACAAGGCGCGCAAGCGTCCGCAGTACTCCAAGCGCTGATCGCTTCGAGACAGTTTTCCTGGGGAATCGTCTAACGGCAGGACAGCGGACTCTGACTCCGTCAATCTAGGTTCGAATCCTAGTTCCCCAGCCAAACAAAACAAGGGCTTAGCCGCAAGGCTAGGCCCTTTGTTTTTGGGTTCCGGGCGTATTCCGGGCGGAGCCACGTACAGCTTGTTCCGGGAAGAGCCAGTTGCGGATAAGATCAGGGTTCACTCTCCGCGCCAACTCAGACCACCAATCCATCATCAGGAAAGGGTAAATACCGTTGAACGCCGTAGAGATCGAGCAGGCCATTACTGACCTTGCCGAGCAGCCCTTCGACGCTGCGAACTTTCCCTACGACTTCCTGGAAGCCTTCGGGAACAAGGCGACGACGATCAAGCGCCTTCGCGCCGGTGCGTCGAACAAATCCGACCTTGGCGGTGTACTCCAGACAAACAATATCCACATCCTGACCTGCGACGCGGGGCAGGTGTCGAAAGCGCTCAAGGCACTCAAGGACAGCCCGGCTACCACCAAGGCCAAGGCGAAGTTCATCCTGGCGACCGACGGCACGGACTTCGAGGCGGAAGACCTGACAAGCGGCGAGACGGTGGCCTGTGCTTTCAGGGACTTTCCCGACCACTTTGGCTTCTTCCTCCCGCTGGCGGGGATCTCGACCGTTCGTCAGATCACCGAAAATGCCTTCGACATCCGGGCCACCAGCCGCCTCAATCGCCTCTACGTCGAGCTGCTGAAGGACAACCCCGAGTGGGGCACGGACGAGCGCCGTCATGACATGAATCACTTCATGGCGCGGCTGATCTTCTGCTTCTTTGCCGAGGATACCGGCATCTTCGGCGGCAAGGGCAAGTTCACCGAGACCGTGGCGCAGATGAGTGCGCGGGATTCGTCCAATACGCATGAGGTGATCAGCACGCTGTTTCTGGCCATGAACACGCGGCGGGAGCAACGGGCGGTAGCCAATCTCCCCCGCTGGGCCAGTAGCGATGTCTTTCCCTACGTGAATGGCGGTCTGTTCTCGGGCAGCATGGAAGTGCCGAAGTTCAGCAAGATTGCCCGGTCCTACCTGCTGCATGTCGGTGGGCTGGACTGGACCAAGATCAACCCGGACATCTTCGGCTCGATGATCCAGGCCGTCGCCGACGATGAGGAGCGCGGCGCGCTGGGGATGCACTACACCAGCGTGCCCAACATCCTCAAGGTGCTGAACCCGCTGTTTCTCGACGACCTGCGGGCGAAGCTGGAGGAGGCAGGCGACAACCCGCGCATGTTGCTCAATCTGCGCAAGCGCATGGCGAAGATCAGGGTTTTCGATCCCGCCTGCGGTTCGGGCAATTTCCTGGTTATCGCCTACAAGGAAATGCGCGCCATCGAGGCTGAGATCAACAAGCGGCGCGGCGAGCCAGACATGCGCTCGGCGATCCCGTTGACGAATTTTCGCGGGATCGAGCTGCGTGACTTCCCGGCAGAGATCGCCCGCCTGGCGCTGATCATTGCTGAGTATCAGTGCGATGTGCTCTATCGCGGGCAGAAGCTGGCCTTGGCCGATTTTCTACCGCTGAGCAACGAGAACTGGATTACCTGCGGCAATGCGCTCCGGCTCGACTGGTTGAGTCTCTACCCGCCGACCGGCACGGGCGTGAAGTTGCAGGGAGACGATCTGTTTGGCACGCCACTCGATCAAACGGAGATCGACTTCGAGAATGCAGGCGGGGAGACCTATATCTGCGGGAATCCACCTTATAAAGGAAGCCAAGAACAGACACCAAGTCAGAAAACCGACCTAGACACTGCGTTTAGAGGACGGATCAAGTCCACCAAGTCGGCTGACTATGTTGCTGGCTGGTTTATTCTCGCGCGTGACTACATCGCAAAGTCAGATGCAGCGTGTGCTTTCGTTACAACGAATAGCATCAATCAGGGGCGACAGGTTTCCTTGATCTGGCCAACTATACTGACCGACGACATCGAGATCCGGTTTGCGAGACCATCATTCCCATGGAGCAATCTTGCATCCAAGAAGGCCGTTGTCACTGTCTCCATTGTAGGCCTTGGCAGGAGATCAAACAGGCCGAAGTTAGTCTTTACGCAAAATACCGTTAAGGAAGCTAAGTATATTGGCCCCTACTTAGTGCCAGATCAGTCGGCGATCGTCTTACCGTCGACTTCTTCGTTGTCGCCGCTGTCCGAGATGACCTACGGGTCGATGCCTAACGATAACGGTGGACTAATATTATCGTCGGACGATGCACATTCACTTGTCGAAACCTATCCACAGGCCCAGAGGTTTGTTAAGCGACTGTTGGGGTCGAATGGAACGATTCACGGTCAATGGCGTTATTGTCTTTGGATTTCCACAGCCGACCTAGATGCCGCTTTGGCTATCGAACCCATCCGCAAGCGTATAGAAATCGTAAAGAACCACCGCGCGCGGAGCACGCGAGTAACCACCAAGGCGCTCGCCGCGACCCCGCATTTGTTTGGCGAGGTGCGCCACTCCGATAGTCAGGCGTTGGCCGTACCCTGCCACAGCGCAGAGGGCAGACCCTATCTACCATTTGCACTAGTTGATGGAGACACAGTTATTGACAACAGCGCGATCCGGCTTTCCGAGCCTAGGATGTATGAGGTCGCCCTCTATGCGTCGCGCCTTCACATCATCTGGATCGCGACCGTGTGTGGCCAGCTAGAGACCCGCTACCGTTACTCAAACACACTCGGCTGGAACACCTTCCCCGTTCCGACGCTGACCGAAAAGAACAAGGACGACCTGACCCGCTGCGCCGAAAACATTCTGCTGGCGCGGGAGCATCACTTCCCGGCCACCATCGCCGACCTCTACGATCCCGACAAGATGCCGGACGATCTACGTGCCGCCCATGACCGCAACGACGAAGTGCTGGAACGCATCTACATCGGTCGCCGCTTCAAGAACGACACCGAGCGGCTGGAAAAGCTCTTCGACCTCTACACCAAGATGACCGCCTCAACCGCCCCGTCCAAGGGCAAGAAGCGCACAGCGAGAACCCGCGCATGAGCGACACGATCAAGGCCGTCCCGTCCATCTCCGTCACCTATGCCCGCAAAGGCGTCTCGACGAAGGCTAATGCCCTGGGAATGCGCCCTATGCAGGAGCGCGCTTACGAGAAGCGGGGCGAGCAATATCTACTGATCAAGTCACCGCCCGCCTCCGGCAAGAGCCGCGCGCTCATGTTCATCGCGCTCGACAAACTGCACAACCAAGGCTTGAAGCAAGCCATCATCGTCGTGCCGGAAAAGACCATCGGGGCCAGCTTCAACGACGCGCCACTGTCCCAGTTCGGTTTCTGGTCCGACTGGCAGGTCGAACCCAAGTGGAACCTATGCAACGCACCGGGCAATGACAACGGCGGAAAGGTCAAGTCACTCGGCGCATTCCTCGAAAGCGACGACAGGGTACTGGTCTGCACTCACGCGACGTTCCGCTTCGCGGTCGATGCCTACGGCGTCAAAGCCTTCGACAACCGTCTGATTGCGGTCGATGAGTTCCACCACGTTTCGGCTAATCCAGACAACAAGCTCGGCCTGCACCTAGGGCAGTTCATCGCACGCGACAAGACACACATCGTCGCCATGACCGGCTCCTACTTCCGGGGCGACGCTGAAGCCGTTCTGCCCCCAACGGACGAAGCCAAGTTCGATACCGTCACCTACACCTATTACGAACAGCTCAACGGCTACGATTACCTCAAGCAACTCGACATCGGCTACTTCTTCTACAGCGGGTCGTATGTCGACGACATCCTCAACGTCCTCGACCCCAACGAGAAGACGATCATCCACATTCCCAACGTCAATTCACGCGAAAGCACGAAGGACAAGATGCGGGAGGTGGAGCACATCATCGAGGCACTCGGCGAATGGCAGGGCATCGACATCGCCACTGGCTTCCAGCTCGTCAAACAGCCTAACGGACGGGTACTGAAAATCGCCGATCTGGTAGATGACGAGGCGACGAAGCGCGATCGAGTGTCTACCGCCCTCAAAGACCCAGCGCAGAAGGACAACCGCGACCATGTAGACATCATCATCGCCCTGGGCATGGCCAAGGAAGGCTTCGACTGGATTTGGTGCGAGCACGCGCTGACCGTGGGGTATCGCGCCAGCCTAACCGAAATCGTCCAGATCATTGGCCGAGCCACACGCGACGCTCCCGGCAAGACCAGGGCGCGCTTCACCAACCTGATCGCTGAGCCGGATGCCTCTGAGAAAGCCGTCACCGAGGCCGTCAATGACACCCTGAAGGCCATCGCCGCCAGCCTGCTGATGGAGCAGGTGCTTGCCCCACGCTTCGAGTTCAAGCCCAAGAACCCCGACACCGGCCCGACACCCGGCTTCGACTATGGCGAGGGCGGCTATGACCCGAGCCGGTGCAATGTCGGTGTCAATGAGCAGACGGGGGCGTACCAGATCGAGATCAAGGGACTGGCCGAACCCAAGAGCCAGGAGGCGGTACGCATCTGTCAGGAGGATCTGAACGAGGTGATCGCCACCTTCATTCAGGACAAGACCACCATCGAGCGCGGCCTGTTCGACGAAGAACTCGTGCCGGAGGAACTGACACAGGTTCGTCTGGGCAAGATCATCAAAGACAAATACCCCGAACTGGATACCGAGGATCAGGAAGCCGTGCGCCAGCACGCTATTGCCGCACTCACGCTGACACAGCAGGCCAAGCAGCGTGTGATCGGTGGCGAGAGCGACGAGGCGAAGCCCAACACGGCTCTGATCAACGGCGTGCGTCGCTTCGCGATGGATGTCCGCGACCTGGACATCGACCTCATCGACCGCATCAACCCCTTCGGCGAAGCCTACGCCATCCTTGCCAAAACCATGAGCGAGGACAGCTTGAAGCAGGTCGCAGCCGCCATCTCCGCCAAACGTGCGAACCTGACGCCAGAGGAAGCGAAGGAGTTGGCGATCCGCGCTGTCCAGTTCAAAAAGGAACGGGGACGGGTGCCCGCGCTCGACTCACAGGATGCGTGGGAGCGACGCATGGCTGAAGGTGCAGCCGCCTTCATGCGCTACAAGAAGGAGGGGCGCTATGAGTGAGTTCGACCTCGACGAACTGGCCGAAGAACTTTCCGAGTTCGCCGCACCGGAAACCAAGAACGGACGCTCACCGCGCGAGGAGCGCGTTATCGCCGGGTTCGAGGAGATCCAGCGGTTTGTCGAAAAACAGGGTCGAGTGCCACAACACGGGGAGGAACGCGACATCTTTGAACGGCTATATGCAGTGCGCCTCGATCGCCTGCGTGCGCTTCCGGACTGCCGCGCCGTACTGGAACCTCTAGATCATCAGGGTTTGCTGGCAGGTGCCCCCACGATTGCCGAACCCTCACCGGACTACGACGTGGATCAACTGGCGGACGAACTGGCAGACATGGACGGCACTGAAGACATCACCGTCCTGCGCCATGTTCGCACTAGTGCCGAAAAGCGCGCTGCCGAGGAGATCGCCAATCGAAAGACCTGCACCGATTTCGAGATGTTCAAACCGCTGTTCGAGCGCGTACAGGCTGACCTCAAGACGGGTCTACGCCAATCCCAGCCGATTGAAGCAGGGAACCGCGCGATTGAAGCCGGAGATTTTTTCATCCTCGACGGCGTCACCCTCTACGTCGCCGAAGTGGGTGAACCGCTGAAGACGACAGCGGGGGAAGTCGATTGCCGTCTACGGCTGATTTTCGCCAACGGCACTGAGAGCAATCTCTTACTTCGGTCGCTGCAACGCGCATTCTACGACGACCCTGCCGCACGGCGATTGGTTTCACCGGACAGCGGACAGTTGTCGTTCGGCGGCGAATTTGAAGCGGATGATGTCGAGAGCGGCACGATCTATGTCCTGCGCTCCCTGTCGGATCATCCCTATGTCACCCAACACCGCGACCTGATCCACAAGATCGGCGTGACAGGCGGCAAGGTAGAGACCCGCATCGCCGGGGCTGAACATGACGCCACCTACCTACTGGCGAAGGTCGAGATAGCAGCCACCTACAAGCTCGCCGGTATCAACCGCACGCGCATGGAGAACCTGTTTCATCGGCTGTTTGCATCGGCCCGGCTGGACATCACCATCAATGATCGCTTCGGCCATCCGGTACAGCCACGGGAATGGTTTCTCGTCCCCTTATTCGCCATTGATGAAGCCGTCGAGCGCATCAAGGATGGGACGATAACGAACTACGTCTATGACCCTAAGGCGGCGCAGTTGGTGAAGGCAGCCCCCGTTGGCGGCCATCGTGGACCAGGTTTGGACTGACGAACCCGTAGTCCGTCAACCTTGAGCCGGTCAAGAAAAAAAGATCCCGTCAAAAGCCTTGCCGGACAGGAGCTTAGGTGAGGCACCCAGAGACAGAGATCGTGGAGCGGACTAAATTCCGGTCGTATACCGGGTGTCTCGGCACCGCTCCACCTCGATCAATCGACTTCGCGCCTTTCCAGACCCGCCTCGAACTCCAGAATGGCGGCCCGCTCCTCGAAGAACTCGCGCGCATCGGCATCGAGTCCAGCCACAAACCGCGCGACCACTTGATCGACAGGGACAGGATCAGAAGCGTCCATGTCGATAGTCCTCGGGCAACAACAGCGTCGTCACTGAGCGATCCGCTTCCGTGATGATCCAGACCTTGACCAACTCAGCGACGGCATAGCTCGACAACAGCCGTCCTCCTACACGCAGTGCCCGCTGACTTTCTGCCCCGTCCTCGACACAGACGCCCCCCAGTCTCCCTGTACATGCCGTCAAGCTGTCAGGCCGCACTTTCCAGCGGAGCAGCGCATCCCGCTACTCCGCTGTTTTTGCTGGAATCGAGTTCGATCAGAACTCTTCCCACTGCTCCCCATCGTCTGTAGCCGGAATCGACTTGGGTCGCTTTCTGAGCGAGGAGTCGCTCGCTTTGACGGGAGACTTGGACTGGGTGCCCGTCATCTTGGGTGCGGCCGATGCGGTCATACCGGAACGCGGCTGAGCCTGTGTCCTGGCAGGCGTGCGTGCACCCGTGGAGCCGGCTCCAGAGAGCTTGAAGATGGAAACGGCCTGCGCCAGCACCCGCGTTTGATCCTCCAGACTCTCGGCCGCCGCCGCGGCCTGTTCGACCAGGGCGGCATTCTGCTGGGTGACTTCGTCCATCTGGGCGACCGCCTTGGTCACTTGCTCGATTCCCGAACTCTGCTCGCGCGAGGCGCCGGTGATCTCATCGACCAGCGTCGTGACCTGACGGAAGCTGTCGAGGATCTCGGACATGGTCGAGCCGGCCTGCGAGGCCAGCTCGGCGCCCCCCTCGACCTTGCTCACCGAGTCGGTGATGAGCTCCTTGATCTCCTTGGCGGCCTGGGCGCTGCGCTGAGCCAGATTGCGCACCTCGGCAGCGACCACCGCAAAGCCGCGCCCCTGCTCGCCGGCAC
The sequence above is drawn from the Allochromatium vinosum DSM 180 genome and encodes:
- the rpsI gene encoding 30S ribosomal protein S9 yields the protein MSETQLATGRRKTSAARVFLSLGSGNITVNNRPLDEYFGRETARMVVRQPLETAGLADRVDVKITVRGGGNTGQAGAIRHGIARALVDYNEELRSPMRRAGFLTRDAREVERKKVGLHKARKRPQYSKR
- a CDS encoding class I SAM-dependent DNA methyltransferase; this encodes MNAVEIEQAITDLAEQPFDAANFPYDFLEAFGNKATTIKRLRAGASNKSDLGGVLQTNNIHILTCDAGQVSKALKALKDSPATTKAKAKFILATDGTDFEAEDLTSGETVACAFRDFPDHFGFFLPLAGISTVRQITENAFDIRATSRLNRLYVELLKDNPEWGTDERRHDMNHFMARLIFCFFAEDTGIFGGKGKFTETVAQMSARDSSNTHEVISTLFLAMNTRREQRAVANLPRWASSDVFPYVNGGLFSGSMEVPKFSKIARSYLLHVGGLDWTKINPDIFGSMIQAVADDEERGALGMHYTSVPNILKVLNPLFLDDLRAKLEEAGDNPRMLLNLRKRMAKIRVFDPACGSGNFLVIAYKEMRAIEAEINKRRGEPDMRSAIPLTNFRGIELRDFPAEIARLALIIAEYQCDVLYRGQKLALADFLPLSNENWITCGNALRLDWLSLYPPTGTGVKLQGDDLFGTPLDQTEIDFENAGGETYICGNPPYKGSQEQTPSQKTDLDTAFRGRIKSTKSADYVAGWFILARDYIAKSDAACAFVTTNSINQGRQVSLIWPTILTDDIEIRFARPSFPWSNLASKKAVVTVSIVGLGRRSNRPKLVFTQNTVKEAKYIGPYLVPDQSAIVLPSTSSLSPLSEMTYGSMPNDNGGLILSSDDAHSLVETYPQAQRFVKRLLGSNGTIHGQWRYCLWISTADLDAALAIEPIRKRIEIVKNHRARSTRVTTKALAATPHLFGEVRHSDSQALAVPCHSAEGRPYLPFALVDGDTVIDNSAIRLSEPRMYEVALYASRLHIIWIATVCGQLETRYRYSNTLGWNTFPVPTLTEKNKDDLTRCAENILLAREHHFPATIADLYDPDKMPDDLRAAHDRNDEVLERIYIGRRFKNDTERLEKLFDLYTKMTASTAPSKGKKRTARTRA
- a CDS encoding DEAD/DEAH box helicase; this encodes MSDTIKAVPSISVTYARKGVSTKANALGMRPMQERAYEKRGEQYLLIKSPPASGKSRALMFIALDKLHNQGLKQAIIVVPEKTIGASFNDAPLSQFGFWSDWQVEPKWNLCNAPGNDNGGKVKSLGAFLESDDRVLVCTHATFRFAVDAYGVKAFDNRLIAVDEFHHVSANPDNKLGLHLGQFIARDKTHIVAMTGSYFRGDAEAVLPPTDEAKFDTVTYTYYEQLNGYDYLKQLDIGYFFYSGSYVDDILNVLDPNEKTIIHIPNVNSRESTKDKMREVEHIIEALGEWQGIDIATGFQLVKQPNGRVLKIADLVDDEATKRDRVSTALKDPAQKDNRDHVDIIIALGMAKEGFDWIWCEHALTVGYRASLTEIVQIIGRATRDAPGKTRARFTNLIAEPDASEKAVTEAVNDTLKAIAASLLMEQVLAPRFEFKPKNPDTGPTPGFDYGEGGYDPSRCNVGVNEQTGAYQIEIKGLAEPKSQEAVRICQEDLNEVIATFIQDKTTIERGLFDEELVPEELTQVRLGKIIKDKYPELDTEDQEAVRQHAIAALTLTQQAKQRVIGGESDEAKPNTALINGVRRFAMDVRDLDIDLIDRINPFGEAYAILAKTMSEDSLKQVAAAISAKRANLTPEEAKELAIRAVQFKKERGRVPALDSQDAWERRMAEGAAAFMRYKKEGRYE
- a CDS encoding GIY-YIG nuclease family protein codes for the protein MSEFDLDELAEELSEFAAPETKNGRSPREERVIAGFEEIQRFVEKQGRVPQHGEERDIFERLYAVRLDRLRALPDCRAVLEPLDHQGLLAGAPTIAEPSPDYDVDQLADELADMDGTEDITVLRHVRTSAEKRAAEEIANRKTCTDFEMFKPLFERVQADLKTGLRQSQPIEAGNRAIEAGDFFILDGVTLYVAEVGEPLKTTAGEVDCRLRLIFANGTESNLLLRSLQRAFYDDPAARRLVSPDSGQLSFGGEFEADDVESGTIYVLRSLSDHPYVTQHRDLIHKIGVTGGKVETRIAGAEHDATYLLAKVEIAATYKLAGINRTRMENLFHRLFASARLDITINDRFGHPVQPREWFLVPLFAIDEAVERIKDGTITNYVYDPKAAQLVKAAPVGGHRGPGLD